The following coding sequences are from one Culex quinquefasciatus strain JHB chromosome 1, VPISU_Cqui_1.0_pri_paternal, whole genome shotgun sequence window:
- the LOC119768780 gene encoding LOW QUALITY PROTEIN: uncharacterized protein LOC119768780 (The sequence of the model RefSeq protein was modified relative to this genomic sequence to represent the inferred CDS: inserted 1 base in 1 codon), whose protein sequence is MMRRDQQTPSSSTSTNGGNRSASITLLDGSLPPVVVNAAGIRDARSKSADTMRRDKLDGKAAAAALMYMQLQIKEEAADPDIQADSEVSLDANSTLAQVLEDFSNDEAPHEPEIEIKTSSRSLADESAFRKQFGLSTGTAAAAQKSLQFQLGNMSYQLADQMFKPTPVNLLTKDMLEQKITEKDPDLVYRKHHNNNSTWARYMPMYYKGXKQNYVRCLECGWLVLHKASTGTGSLLRHKCKIKLPSGVEVKIEQQPASNRNLPTKQTNGSGGGASATAAAAKFQTTAMPQNVIDDLVRQQACFLYKDLSSVELFDSASFRTFAQMLVNVGVYYGQQDIGFLADKSKLLDRIIPSIYQQARMQLNQALVDCDLSYSLSMFRNEAEQKSYVTVNSYTVAEDYYFRKINVKTVQVDELDEFVGSMPTIIPEILEREQTEPLKLVYGSKLNVPRSEEFELIPCVVTALWGIMKKIMDMFEFDSEQYVEKIFLAEDDDEDEDAMKKILAPFKEPLRSLVADGTATISEVVLWKKKLEKHFRVEEGDDENMKTIKEAFQMQIKQSLKLHDYHKIAVFLDPKFKGLRFLTEEERVETLAIVKAQLARDQDGIEQLRKLHSSGKKNVEIQKESKFYEFMDLSLEVESSDVVDDEIRQYVDVKLETPVDVLGYWRTECSFPLLKKLCQRVLNIPAACDDMKLRFGRADQLDFLKKRAVLREEEIDMMLYLNQNGP, encoded by the exons ATGATGCGACGGGATCAACAGACGCCGTCCTCATCCACATCCACCAACGGTGGCAACAGATCGGCTTCGATTACACTGCTGGACGGGTCACTGCCACCTGTCGTCGTCAACGCGGCAGGTATCCGTGATGCACGAAGCAAGAGTGCGGACACCATGAGACGGGACAAGCTGGACGGCAAGGCGGCAGCGGCTGCTTTGATGTACATGCAGCTCCAGATAAAGGAGGAAGCGGCCGATCCGGACATCCAG GCCGACTCGGAAGTATCCCTCGACGCCAACAGCACGCTCGCCCAAGTCCTCGAGGACTTCTCCAACGATGAGGCGCCCCACGAGCCGGAAATCGAAATCAAAACCTCGTCCCGCTCGCTCGCGGACGAGTCCGCCTTCCGGAAGCAGTTCGGCTTGTCGACCggcaccgccgccgccgcccaaAAGTCGCTCCAGTTCCAGCTGGGCAACATGTCGTACCAGCTGGCGGACCAAATGTTCAAACCCACCCCCGTCAACCTGCTCACCAAGGACATGCTCGAGCAGAAGATCACCGAGAAGGATCCGGATCTGGTGTACCGGAAgcaccacaacaacaacagcacctGGGCGCGATACATGCCGATGTACTACAAAG TCAAGCAGAACTATGTGCGATGTCTGGAGTGCGGCTGGTTGGTCCTGCACAAGGCCAGCACCGGAACGGGATCGCTGCTGAGGCACAAGTGCAAGATCAAGCTGCCGTCCGGGGTGGAGGTGAAGATCGAGCAGCAACCGGCTTCCAACAGGAACCTACCGACGAAGCAGACCAACGGAAGCGGAGGAGGTGCCTCGGCGACGGCTGCGGCGGCCAAGTTCCAGACGACAGCTATGCCTCAGAACGTGATCGATGATCTCGTGCGGCAGCAGGCGTGTTTCCTGTACAAAGATCTCAGCAGCGTTGAGCTGTTCGACAGTGCGAGCTTCCGGACGTTCGCGCAGATGTTGGTCAACGTTGGGGTGTACTATGGCCAGCAAGATATTGGGTTCCTTGCGGATAAGTCGAAGCTGCTGGATCGGATAATTCCCTCGATCTACCAGCAGGCCAGGATGCAGCTGAACCAAGCGTTGGTGGACTGTGATCTCAGCTACAGTTTGAGCATGTTCCGGAACGAGGCGGAGCAGAAATCGTACGTTACGGTGAATTCCTACACGGTTGCGGAGGATTACTACTTCCGCAAGATCAACGTTAAGACTGTCCAAGTAGATGAGCTAGATGAGTTTGTTGGCAGCATGCCGACGATAATTCCTGAGATTTTGGAACGAGAACAGACGGAACCGCTGAAGCTGGTGTACGGTTCCAAACTCAACGTGCCACGCTCGGAGGAGTTCGAGCTGATTCCGTGCGTGGTGACCGCCCTCTGGGGGATCATGAAGAAGATCATGGACATGTTCGAGTTTGACAGCGAACAGTACGTGGAGAAGATCTTCCTGGCTGAAgatgacgacgaggacgaggacGCGATGAAGAAGATACTGGCTCCGTTCAAGGAACCACTGCGGAGTCTGGTGGCGGACGGGACCGCGACAATAAGCGAGGTGGTTCTCTGGAAGAAGAAGCTGGAGAAGCACTTTCGCGTTGAGGAGGGAGACGACGAGAACATGAAGACTATTAAAGAAGCATTCCAGATGCAGATCAAGCAAAGCTTGAAGCTGCACGACTACCACAAGATAGCGGTCTTCCTGGATCCGAAGTTCAAGGGACTTCGCTTCCTAACCGAAGAGGAGCGCGTCGAAACGCTTGCCATCGTGAAGGCTCAACTGGCCCGTGATCAGGACGGCATCGAGCAGCTGCGGAAGCTACACTCGAGCGGCAAAAAGAACGTAGAGATCCAGAAAGAGTCCAAGTTCTACGAATTCATGGATCTCTCGCTGGAGGTGGAATCGTCCGACGTGGTGGACGACGAAATCCGCCAGTACGTGGACGTCAAGCTGGAAACTCCGGTGGACGTCCTGGGCTACTGGCGCACCGAGTGTTCCTTCCCGCTGCTCAAGAAGCTCTGCCAGCGAGTACTAAACATTCCAGCGGCCTGTGATGACATGAAGCTGCGATTCGGCCGAGCCGACCAGCTGGACTTCCTCAAGAAGCGGGCCGTACTGCGCGAGGAGGAGATCGACATGATGCTCTACTTGAACCAGAATGGTCCGTGA